One stretch of Clavelina lepadiformis chromosome 6, kaClaLepa1.1, whole genome shotgun sequence DNA includes these proteins:
- the LOC143461528 gene encoding organic cation transporter protein-like, with protein sequence MNLKKLFQKPEFGFYEKRLCVLLFISGASNVFMPLQSLVNQFTPDYRCDVTEFKRNTTKQAETLDRLTDKEWNDLFLNLTIPYENKEPDVYERSSCKQYNILPDDLLNVVESNDTQLSSRPTISCSAYEFNGDARSIVTEFGLVCDQAWKKPIFTSIFMGGMVTSGIIHGLISDRFGRRIAFMLFLIGQFVIALLTSFVSSLALYGIAMFMSGIFSLSSFSASVVLGSEFVCPELRSLTYFSIGVGLSFGYMAMGAVMYFFQDWRWFLRVFALSGIVYIPYFWLVDETPLWLAAKGKVEQLQKIINKIARINKWESKRRDEMKQLLTSRSLAESSSKVCMETARHPKMLGRLIIAAFSWFVASLTYYALALNGSSLSANRFLNVFYGGVAELAGLLLFYMVVDSKGRRTSYMVIMGLCGIGVAVAPFIENGTLLSVLTMSSKILVTAAFALIFMYVGEFFPTPARQSFTGVCFSSARVGGTIAPFVIYAGENGEIIIPSLVMAGIIMLSTASYAFLPETRKERLPQNVEESIKMNGLIEITCCYNNIDDDDKQSRLNDKTNNPEKFQQDCEI encoded by the exons atgaatttaaaaaagcttttcCAGAAACCAGAGTTTGGTTTTTACGAAAAGAGACTTTGTGTTCTGCTTTTCATCTCCGGTGCCTCTAATGTGTTTATGCCCTTGCAAAGTTTGGTGAATCAGTTTACTCCAGATTATCGCTGCGATGTGACAgaatttaaaagaaatacaACTAAGCAG GCAGAGACATTGGATCGATTGACTGATAAAGAATGGAATGATCTTTTCTTGAATTTAACGATTCCTTATGAAAACAAAGAGCCCGATGTATATGAGAGAAGCTCATGCAAACAATATAATATTTTGCCTGATGATCTACTCAACGTCGTTGAAA GTAACGACACACAACTTTCATCGCGACCAACCATATCATGCTCAGCCTACGAATTTAATGGAGACGCTCGAAGCATCGTAACGGAG TTTGGATTGGTTTGTGATCAAGCTTGGAAGAAGCCAATATTCACTTCAATATTCATGGGCGGCATGGTTACTAGTGGAATCATACACGGTCTAATTTCAGACAG GTTTGGTAGGAGAATCGCATTTATGCTTTTCTTGATCGGTCAGTTTGTGATCGCACTTTTAACAAGTTTTGTATCTTCTCTTGCCCTATACGGAATAGCCATGTTCATGTCTGGAATCTTCTCACTCTCAAGTTTCAGCGCTTCAGTAGTGCTAG GTTCTGAATTTGTCTGCCCTGAATTGCGTTCCTTGACCTACTTTAGCATTGGTGTTGGTTTATCTTTTGGATATATGGCGATGGGCGCAGTAATGTATTTCTTCCAGGACTGGCGCTGGTTTCTGAGAGTGTTTGCACTCTCCGGAATCGTTTACATACCGTATTTCtg GTTGGTTGACGAAACCCCATTGTGGTTGGCTGCAAAAGGAAAGGTAGAACAACTACAGAAGATAATCAATAAAATTGCCAGGATAAATAAATGGGAAAGTAAACGAAGAGATGAAATGAAACAACTGTTAACTTCAAGATCTTTGGCTGAATCATCTTCAAAAGTGTGCATGGAGACGGCACGGCATCCTAAAATGCTTGGGCGTCTTATAATTGCAGCATTTTCGTG gTTCGTGGCAAGCTTGACTTACTATGCCTTGGCTTTAAACGGCAGCAGTTTAAGCGCCAATCGCTTTCTGAACGTATTTTACGGTGGAGTGGCTGAACTTGCTGGCCTTTTGCTCTTTTACATGGTGGTTGATTCGAAAGGACGAAGAACATCTTATATGGTTATAATGGGGCTATGTGGTATTGGTGTTGCCGTAGCTCCATTTATTG AAAATGGAACGCTTCTTTCAGTTTTGACAATGTCCAGTAAGATCTTGGTCACAGCGGCTTTTGCTCTTATTTTTATGTACGTTGGTGAGTTCTTTCCCACTCCTGCCCGCCAATCGTTCACGGGCGTTTGCTTTTCCAGTGCCAGAGTCGGCGGAACCATTGCTCCTTTTGTGATATACGCAG GAGAAAACGGTGAAATAATCATCCCATCTCTTGTAATGGCCGGAATAATAATGCTGTCGACAGCATCCTATGCGTTTTTACCAGAAACCAGGAAAGAACGGCTTCCACAAAACGTCGAAGAATCCATTAAGATGAATGG CTTAATTGAGATCACCTGTTGCTATAACAAcattgatgatgatgacaaACAAAGTAGGctaaatgacaaaacaaacaatccGGAAAAATTTCAGCAAGATTGTGAAATATAG